Proteins from a single region of Rhizobium leguminosarum bv. trifolii WSM1325:
- a CDS encoding GntR domain protein (PFAM: GntR domain protein; regulatory protein GntR HTH~SMART: regulatory protein GntR HTH~KEGG: rec:RHECIAT_PC0000057 probable transcriptional regulator protein, GntR family) yields the protein MFSPVESRRLYRQVADQIRMMIASGELAVGQRLPAERDLAEQLSVSRPTVREALIVLEVEGLVNIRMGSGIYVVRQHAATVAGAEREPVEGPFELLQARALIECAIAEEAAGRAKPDDIALLDEALTRMGGVVNDAIAVLDADRAFHTGIAAIIGNATLIRVTGEMFDMRMTPYFARLASHFEGPTTWRSALDEHRAIRDAIAAGDAAGAKAAMRAHLTMSQKRFSESFGEEFSGEEERGRNKRPSKGTAKT from the coding sequence ATGTTTTCGCCTGTTGAATCACGGCGCCTGTATCGGCAGGTCGCGGATCAGATTCGTATGATGATCGCCAGCGGTGAGCTTGCCGTCGGCCAGCGGCTGCCGGCCGAGCGCGATCTGGCGGAGCAACTGTCGGTTTCGCGCCCGACCGTCCGCGAGGCGCTGATCGTCCTCGAGGTCGAAGGCCTCGTCAATATCCGCATGGGATCCGGCATTTATGTGGTGCGCCAGCATGCTGCGACCGTCGCTGGGGCCGAGCGCGAGCCGGTGGAGGGGCCTTTCGAACTGCTCCAGGCGCGGGCCCTCATCGAATGCGCCATCGCCGAAGAGGCGGCCGGTCGCGCCAAGCCGGACGATATCGCTCTGCTCGATGAAGCTCTGACGCGCATGGGTGGTGTGGTCAACGATGCAATCGCAGTGCTCGATGCCGATCGCGCCTTCCACACCGGCATTGCCGCCATCATTGGGAATGCGACATTGATTCGCGTGACGGGGGAGATGTTCGACATGCGCATGACGCCTTATTTCGCAAGGCTCGCTAGCCACTTCGAGGGGCCGACGACATGGCGCAGCGCTCTGGATGAGCACCGGGCCATTCGCGACGCGATCGCCGCCGGCGATGCCGCCGGCGCCAAGGCTGCCATGCGCGCCCATCTGACCATGTCGCAGAAGAGGTTTTCCGAAAGCTTCGGGGAGGAGTTCTCGGGAGAAGAGGAGCGCGGACGCAACAAGCGGCCGTCGAAAGGAACTGCCAAGACTTAA
- a CDS encoding TRAP dicarboxylate transporter, DctP subunit (TIGRFAM: TRAP dicarboxylate transporter, DctP subunit~PFAM: TRAP dicarboxylate transporter- DctP subunit~KEGG: ret:RHE_PF00068 C4-dicarboxylate ABC transporter, substrate-binding protein), giving the protein MKSRLATILCTAAVIMASSAIAQAQTVLKWAHVYETSEPFHTDSVWAAEEINKRTDGRYKIEVYPASQLGKEADINQGLKLGTVDIIISGSSFAARDYKPIGVTYFPYIFRGPDHLIAYTKSDVFKRLAKGYEDKTGNHIAAVSYYGTRHTTSNKPITKCADMQGLKIRVPDVPAYLAMPRACGANTTPIAFAEVYLALQNGTVEAQENPLTTIEAKKFYEVQKNIILTGHIVDHLNTVVSKTRWASLSDEDKKIFGEVMQEAAERTSKTIAGKENSLIATFKEKGLNVAEVDKADFEKTVMEKVKFEDFGYEKADWEAIRAIQ; this is encoded by the coding sequence ATGAAAAGCAGACTGGCAACGATACTTTGCACTGCAGCCGTAATCATGGCGAGCAGCGCGATCGCGCAGGCCCAGACAGTGCTGAAATGGGCTCATGTCTATGAAACGTCAGAGCCCTTCCACACGGATTCCGTATGGGCCGCAGAAGAGATCAACAAGCGCACAGACGGGCGCTATAAGATCGAGGTCTATCCGGCGTCGCAGCTGGGCAAGGAAGCCGACATCAACCAGGGCCTCAAGCTAGGGACCGTCGACATCATCATCTCGGGATCGAGCTTCGCGGCGCGAGACTACAAGCCGATCGGCGTGACTTACTTCCCCTACATTTTCCGCGGTCCCGATCACCTGATCGCCTATACCAAGAGCGATGTCTTCAAGCGTCTTGCCAAAGGCTATGAAGACAAGACCGGCAACCACATCGCGGCCGTCAGCTATTACGGCACGCGCCATACGACATCAAACAAGCCGATCACCAAATGCGCCGATATGCAGGGCTTGAAAATCCGCGTGCCTGACGTTCCGGCCTATCTCGCCATGCCGCGCGCCTGTGGCGCCAACACCACGCCGATCGCCTTTGCCGAGGTCTATCTCGCTTTGCAGAACGGTACGGTCGAGGCACAGGAAAATCCGCTGACGACGATCGAGGCGAAGAAGTTCTACGAAGTCCAGAAGAACATCATCCTCACCGGCCACATCGTCGATCACCTCAACACCGTAGTCTCGAAGACGCGGTGGGCGAGCCTTTCCGACGAGGACAAGAAGATCTTCGGCGAGGTCATGCAGGAGGCCGCCGAGCGTACGAGCAAGACAATCGCCGGCAAGGAAAACAGCCTCATCGCGACCTTCAAGGAAAAAGGGTTGAATGTCGCCGAGGTCGACAAGGCCGATTTCGAAAAGACCGTGATGGAAAAGGTCAAGTTCGAGGATTTCGGCTACGAGAAGGCCGATTGGGAAGCAATCCGCGCGATCCAGTAA
- a CDS encoding conserved hypothetical protein (KEGG: ret:RHE_PF00038 hypothetical protein) — MTKIALFGAGGKMGYRLAKNLKGSRFEVRHIEVSDAGKTRLKNDLGVDCVPVDIGLDGAEVVILAVPDTAIGKVAAGIVDKLTSGTMVIALDAAAPFAGHLPKRDDLTYFVTHPCHPPIFNDETDMQAKKDHFGGLFAKQHIVSALMQGPESAYALGEEIAKLIWAPVMRSHRVTVDQLAMLEPGLSETVCASLLVVMRQAMDECVARGVPEQAARDFLLGHMNVLGAVIFKEVDGVFSDACNKAIEFGIPALMRDDWKKVFEPQEIAESIRRIT; from the coding sequence ATGACTAAGATTGCCCTCTTCGGCGCAGGCGGGAAAATGGGATACCGGCTTGCCAAAAATCTCAAAGGCTCGCGTTTCGAGGTCCGCCATATCGAGGTGAGCGACGCAGGCAAGACCCGTTTGAAGAACGATCTCGGTGTCGATTGCGTGCCCGTCGATATCGGGCTCGACGGCGCTGAGGTGGTGATCCTTGCCGTGCCGGACACGGCAATCGGCAAAGTCGCGGCAGGCATCGTCGACAAGCTCACTTCAGGTACCATGGTGATCGCGCTGGACGCTGCGGCTCCCTTTGCCGGCCACCTGCCGAAGCGCGACGATCTTACCTATTTCGTCACCCATCCCTGCCATCCGCCGATCTTCAATGACGAGACGGACATGCAGGCGAAGAAGGACCACTTCGGCGGCCTCTTCGCCAAGCAGCATATCGTCTCGGCGCTGATGCAGGGTCCGGAAAGCGCCTACGCGCTCGGCGAGGAAATTGCCAAGCTGATCTGGGCCCCGGTCATGCGCTCGCACCGAGTCACGGTCGATCAGCTTGCCATGCTCGAACCGGGCTTGTCGGAAACCGTCTGCGCATCGCTGCTCGTCGTCATGCGGCAGGCCATGGACGAATGCGTGGCACGCGGCGTGCCGGAACAGGCCGCCCGCGACTTCCTGCTCGGCCATATGAACGTGCTCGGCGCGGTCATCTTCAAGGAAGTCGACGGCGTGTTCTCGGATGCCTGCAACAAGGCGATCGAGTTCGGCATCCCGGCGCTGATGCGCGACGACTGGAAAAAGGTATTCGAACCACAGGAGATCGCCGAAAGCATCCGGCGCATCACGTGA
- a CDS encoding type III effector Hrp-dependent outers (PFAM: type III effector Hrp-dependent outers~KEGG: rec:RHECIAT_PC0000965 hypothetical protein), protein MTAMDGPLVSYYGDDFTGSTDVMEALASNGVSTVLFLDIPTPELLARFRDCRAIGVAGTSRSETPAWMQEHLARAFEWLNSLGADICHYKVCSTFDSSPEIGNIGKAIEIGRSVFGQSVVPVIVGAPQLKRYTAFGNLFAAYQGRIFRIDRHPVMSRHPVTPMDEADLAVHLSKQTRLPVLLADLVAITAPDADARIDELASASEGILLIDVDSEATQEAAGRQLLRATGRSGSFVAGSSGVEYALLSAWRRSGFIGNSGAEFPDIGPVDRLAVVSGSVSPTTERQIRTAVDNGFESIALDPLALVSEHGEGAVDAAVEAGIQMLRQGKSVILYTALGPCADRGADIDRVPGARHRLGSALGTILRRLIESEGLSRAVVAGGDTSSHALRQLKIDALTTLLPLPQTPGSPLCLAHGDHQPTNGLQIALKGGQVGTDEYFVQIRDGRKH, encoded by the coding sequence ATGACCGCGATGGATGGACCTCTCGTCAGTTATTACGGGGATGACTTTACCGGCTCCACCGATGTCATGGAGGCATTGGCATCGAACGGCGTGTCGACCGTGCTCTTCCTCGACATTCCCACGCCGGAACTGCTTGCGCGCTTCAGGGATTGCCGCGCAATCGGCGTTGCCGGGACAAGCCGAAGCGAGACCCCCGCATGGATGCAAGAGCACCTTGCGCGCGCTTTCGAGTGGCTGAATTCGCTCGGCGCTGACATCTGCCACTACAAGGTCTGCTCGACCTTCGATTCCAGCCCCGAAATCGGCAATATCGGCAAGGCGATCGAAATCGGCCGATCGGTATTCGGGCAATCCGTGGTGCCGGTCATCGTCGGCGCGCCGCAACTGAAGCGCTACACGGCATTCGGCAATCTTTTTGCCGCTTACCAGGGCCGGATCTTTCGCATCGACCGCCATCCCGTCATGAGCCGCCATCCGGTGACCCCGATGGACGAGGCGGACCTTGCGGTGCACCTGTCGAAGCAGACCCGCCTTCCCGTCCTGCTCGCCGATCTCGTCGCCATCACCGCGCCGGACGCCGATGCGCGGATCGACGAACTGGCGTCGGCTTCAGAAGGGATCCTGCTCATCGATGTCGACTCCGAGGCGACGCAGGAGGCCGCGGGTCGACAGTTGCTTCGTGCCACCGGCCGTTCGGGAAGCTTTGTCGCCGGCTCCTCGGGGGTCGAATATGCCCTGCTCAGCGCGTGGCGGCGGAGCGGCTTCATCGGCAACAGCGGCGCCGAGTTTCCCGATATCGGCCCGGTTGATCGCCTCGCCGTCGTCTCGGGCAGCGTATCGCCAACGACCGAGCGCCAGATCCGGACGGCTGTCGACAACGGCTTCGAGAGTATCGCGCTCGATCCGCTTGCACTGGTCTCGGAGCATGGCGAAGGCGCGGTGGATGCAGCGGTCGAGGCCGGCATCCAGATGCTCCGGCAAGGCAAGAGCGTCATCCTTTATACCGCGCTTGGCCCGTGCGCAGACCGCGGCGCCGACATCGACAGGGTTCCGGGCGCGCGTCATCGGCTCGGCAGCGCGCTCGGCACGATCTTGCGCCGCCTGATCGAGAGCGAAGGACTTTCACGTGCGGTCGTCGCCGGCGGCGACACGTCCAGTCACGCCCTCAGGCAGTTGAAGATCGACGCCCTGACGACGCTTCTTCCGCTGCCCCAGACGCCGGGTTCTCCGCTTTGCCTTGCGCATGGCGACCATCAGCCGACCAACGGCCTGCAGATCGCGCTTAAAGGCGGCCAGGTCGGGACGGACGAGTATTTCGTCCAGATCCGCGACGGAAGGAAGCACTGA
- a CDS encoding signal transduction histidine kinase (KEGG: ret:RHE_PF00065 putative two-component sensor histidine kinase protein~TIGRFAM: PAS sensor protein~PFAM: histidine kinase dimerisation/phosphoacceptor; PAS fold-3 domain protein; PAS fold-4 domain protein; ATP-binding region ATPase domain protein; PAS fold domain protein~SMART: ATP-binding region ATPase domain protein; PAS domain containing protein), whose product MDQYSFPSDEDEIHRHIVESALDYAIFAMDLDGTVATWSAGAENLFGYSASEMIGQNGVIIFSFEDQLAGAPLKEKRLALTTGRADDNRWHVRKDGSMFWASGLMMPLRNDVGGIYGLAKIVRDRTLTLQQDEALRASEERLQLILKSAIDYAIFSFDQDGRIISWNTGACRIFGYPEDEILGQDARILFVPEDRTEGHVALDREMETALERGRAENERFHLRKDGSTFWGSGLTMPLRAHHQRAGYLKVLRDDTERHFADEHQQIMLREMSHRVKNSLTLVTAMLSMQARSAEQQEVGEALRDAEARVGTIAQVHDQLWRQPNIETVELADFLSSLCLRLQQAASKHTVSVDADACVIDADRAIQLALLVNELVTNAFKHAYSDISGTVTVSARATADEIRLEIADDGKGFPDGFSVSKNDGKSLGMKVVRVLVQQLRAELHIENRRPGASFLIRLPRNP is encoded by the coding sequence ATGGATCAATATTCCTTCCCGAGCGACGAGGATGAAATCCATCGCCACATCGTCGAGAGCGCGCTCGACTATGCGATCTTTGCCATGGATCTCGATGGCACTGTGGCGACGTGGAGTGCCGGTGCGGAAAACCTCTTCGGCTATTCGGCATCCGAGATGATCGGACAGAATGGGGTCATCATCTTTTCATTCGAGGATCAACTCGCCGGAGCGCCGCTCAAAGAGAAGCGGCTTGCGCTGACCACCGGCCGCGCCGACGACAATCGGTGGCACGTCAGAAAAGACGGCAGCATGTTCTGGGCGTCAGGGCTGATGATGCCGCTTCGCAACGACGTGGGTGGGATCTACGGCCTGGCGAAAATCGTCCGGGACCGGACCCTGACGCTTCAGCAGGACGAAGCGTTGCGCGCCAGCGAGGAACGCCTCCAGCTTATTCTTAAAAGCGCGATCGATTACGCGATCTTTTCCTTTGATCAAGATGGGCGGATCATCAGTTGGAACACCGGGGCTTGCCGCATCTTTGGATATCCGGAAGATGAGATTCTCGGTCAAGACGCACGCATTCTCTTCGTACCGGAAGACCGCACCGAGGGCCATGTGGCGCTTGACCGCGAGATGGAGACGGCGCTTGAGCGCGGCCGGGCTGAAAACGAACGATTTCATTTGCGTAAGGATGGATCCACGTTCTGGGGCAGCGGATTGACCATGCCGCTGCGCGCCCATCATCAAAGAGCCGGCTATCTCAAGGTACTTCGGGATGACACCGAGCGTCACTTTGCAGATGAGCACCAGCAAATCATGCTGCGCGAGATGAGCCATCGTGTCAAAAACAGCCTGACACTGGTCACCGCCATGCTTTCGATGCAGGCCCGCTCGGCTGAACAGCAGGAGGTGGGAGAGGCTTTGCGCGATGCCGAAGCGCGCGTCGGCACCATTGCCCAGGTACACGATCAATTGTGGCGCCAACCGAACATCGAAACGGTGGAACTGGCGGATTTTCTGTCAAGCCTGTGTCTGCGCCTGCAGCAGGCGGCATCAAAGCACACGGTTTCGGTCGACGCGGATGCGTGCGTTATCGATGCAGACCGGGCAATCCAGCTTGCCCTTCTCGTCAACGAACTGGTGACGAACGCCTTCAAGCACGCTTATTCCGATATTTCAGGCACTGTCACCGTCAGTGCGCGCGCCACCGCCGACGAAATCCGCCTTGAAATCGCCGATGATGGAAAAGGTTTCCCGGACGGATTTTCCGTCTCTAAAAATGACGGCAAGAGCTTGGGCATGAAGGTCGTGCGCGTTCTGGTGCAGCAGTTGAGGGCCGAGCTTCACATCGAGAATCGGCGGCCCGGCGCGAGTTTTCTGATCCGTCTGCCCCGGAATCCCTGA
- a CDS encoding Ribulose-bisphosphate carboxylase (PFAM: ribulose bisphosphate carboxylase large chain~KEGG: rec:RHECIAT_PC0000964 ribulose bisphosphate carboxylaseoxygenase protein, large subunit): MIITLTYRIETPGSVEAMAEKIASDQSTGTFVPVPGETEELKSRVAARVLAIRPLEGASHPTWPEVGPGTPLHRADVDIAFPLDAIGTDLAALMTIAIGGVYSIKGMTGIRIVDMKLPDAFKSAHPGPQFGIPGSRRLTGVEGRPIIGTIVKPALGLRPHETAELVGELISSGVDFIKDDEKLMSPAYSPLKDRVAAIMPRILDHEQKTGKKVMYAFGISHADPDEMMRNHDIVAKAGGNCAVVNINSIGFGGMSFLRKRSNLVLHAHRNGWDVLTRDPGAGMDFKVYQQFWRLLGVDQFQINGIRVKYWEPDDSFVSSFKAVSTPLFNASDCPLPVAGSGQWGGQAPETYKRTGRTVDLLYLCGGGIVSHPGGPAAGVRAVQQAWQAAVADIPLETYAKDHPELAASIAKFSDGKGA; the protein is encoded by the coding sequence ATGATAATTACCCTGACCTACCGTATCGAAACGCCCGGCAGCGTCGAGGCGATGGCGGAAAAGATCGCGAGCGACCAGTCGACCGGCACCTTCGTTCCCGTCCCCGGCGAGACCGAAGAGCTGAAATCACGTGTCGCCGCCCGTGTGCTCGCGATCCGTCCGCTCGAAGGCGCCAGTCATCCGACTTGGCCCGAGGTCGGCCCCGGCACGCCGCTTCATCGCGCCGATGTCGACATCGCCTTTCCGCTGGACGCGATCGGGACAGACCTTGCGGCATTGATGACCATTGCAATCGGCGGCGTCTACTCCATCAAGGGCATGACCGGCATCCGCATCGTCGATATGAAGCTCCCCGACGCCTTCAAAAGCGCGCATCCGGGACCGCAGTTCGGCATCCCCGGAAGCCGCCGCCTCACCGGCGTCGAAGGCCGGCCCATCATCGGAACGATCGTCAAGCCGGCGCTTGGTCTCAGACCGCACGAAACGGCGGAACTCGTCGGCGAGCTGATCTCATCCGGCGTAGACTTCATCAAGGATGACGAAAAACTGATGAGCCCGGCCTATTCGCCGCTCAAGGACCGCGTTGCGGCGATCATGCCGCGCATTCTCGATCACGAGCAGAAGACCGGCAAGAAGGTCATGTATGCCTTCGGCATCTCGCATGCCGACCCCGACGAGATGATGCGCAACCACGACATCGTCGCCAAGGCCGGCGGCAATTGCGCCGTCGTCAACATCAACTCGATCGGCTTCGGCGGCATGAGCTTTCTGCGCAAGCGCTCCAATCTGGTGCTGCACGCGCATCGAAACGGTTGGGACGTGCTGACGCGCGACCCGGGCGCCGGCATGGACTTCAAGGTCTATCAGCAATTCTGGCGGCTGCTCGGGGTCGACCAGTTTCAGATCAACGGTATCAGGGTCAAATATTGGGAACCGGACGACAGTTTCGTCTCGTCCTTCAAGGCCGTCAGCACGCCGCTGTTTAATGCCTCCGATTGCCCGCTTCCGGTTGCCGGCTCGGGTCAGTGGGGAGGACAAGCGCCTGAGACCTACAAGCGGACCGGCCGGACAGTCGATCTTCTCTATCTCTGCGGCGGCGGCATCGTCAGCCACCCCGGCGGCCCGGCGGCCGGCGTTCGGGCCGTGCAGCAGGCTTGGCAGGCCGCGGTCGCGGACATCCCGTTGGAGACCTACGCGAAAGATCATCCGGAGCTCGCCGCTTCGATTGCCAAATTCAGCGACGGCAAGGGCGCATGA
- a CDS encoding Tripartite ATP-independent periplasmic transporter DctQ component (PFAM: Tripartite ATP-independent periplasmic transporter DctQ component~KEGG: ret:RHE_PF00069 C4-dicarboxylate ABC transporter permease), whose protein sequence is MSQEIHTQITAEEIGHEFEGHAPTANVSDYAIEDWITLSVFWLMAGCVFLQFFTRYVLNDSYAWTEEIAINCLIGVVFLGSVMCVRTSRHIQVDVFYHYMPAGLARVLATFVDIVRIGFFAYGCHLMWRYVDIVADEQMVTVDLPRNIVFYSVLVAFVLMLIRAVIVFIANMRRGYSVLERPEEFQTVED, encoded by the coding sequence ATGTCGCAAGAAATTCATACGCAAATCACGGCCGAAGAAATCGGTCACGAGTTCGAAGGGCACGCGCCGACCGCAAACGTCTCGGACTACGCCATTGAAGACTGGATCACGCTGAGCGTCTTCTGGCTGATGGCGGGTTGCGTCTTCCTGCAGTTCTTCACGCGCTATGTGCTGAACGACAGCTACGCCTGGACCGAGGAGATTGCGATCAACTGCCTGATCGGCGTCGTCTTTCTCGGTTCCGTCATGTGCGTGCGCACCTCGCGGCATATCCAGGTGGATGTGTTCTATCACTATATGCCGGCAGGTCTGGCACGCGTGCTCGCCACTTTCGTCGATATCGTTCGCATTGGCTTCTTCGCCTATGGCTGCCACCTGATGTGGCGTTACGTCGATATCGTCGCGGACGAGCAGATGGTCACCGTCGACCTGCCGCGCAACATCGTCTTCTACAGCGTTCTCGTCGCCTTCGTGCTGATGCTGATCCGCGCGGTCATCGTCTTCATCGCCAACATGCGCCGCGGCTACTCCGTTCTGGAGCGCCCCGAAGAATTCCAGACCGTCGAGGATTGA
- a CDS encoding GntR domain protein (PFAM: GntR domain protein; regulatory protein GntR HTH~SMART: regulatory protein GntR HTH~KEGG: rec:RHECIAT_PC0000963 probable transcriptional regulator protein, GntR family) yields MMTQPLEQIVRRKLSDEVFDRLERMITSGELQPGDEMPSERVLMERFGVGRPAIREAMQSLANKGLVSISHGERAKVLRLTAKSIFRQVDLTAKIMLSQSSDSLEYLKSARIFFERGMAREAAQRSSASDIADLRNIIERQRMSLGRAEEFIDADMEFHTRIAQISGNPIYIAVSEAMLAWLKEYHTEMLIWTGKEKFTLAEHDEIVDRLEANDVDGSETALLKHLERSRALYAK; encoded by the coding sequence ATGATGACCCAGCCCCTCGAACAAATCGTCCGCCGGAAACTCTCTGACGAAGTGTTTGATCGACTTGAGCGAATGATTACCTCGGGCGAGCTCCAGCCCGGCGACGAAATGCCTTCCGAGCGGGTGCTGATGGAACGCTTCGGCGTCGGCCGGCCGGCGATCAGGGAGGCCATGCAATCCCTCGCCAACAAAGGTCTGGTCAGCATTTCACATGGCGAGCGGGCCAAGGTTCTCCGGCTGACGGCAAAATCGATATTCCGCCAGGTCGATCTCACCGCCAAGATCATGCTGTCGCAATCGTCGGACTCGCTGGAATATTTGAAGAGCGCGCGCATCTTCTTCGAGCGGGGCATGGCGCGCGAGGCCGCGCAGCGGTCCTCGGCAAGCGATATCGCCGACCTCAGGAACATCATCGAACGCCAGCGAATGTCACTTGGCCGGGCCGAAGAGTTCATCGACGCCGACATGGAGTTTCACACCCGCATCGCGCAGATATCAGGCAACCCGATCTACATTGCCGTCAGCGAAGCAATGCTTGCCTGGCTGAAGGAATATCATACCGAGATGCTGATCTGGACCGGCAAGGAAAAATTCACGCTCGCCGAACACGACGAGATCGTCGACCGCCTTGAAGCAAACGATGTGGATGGCTCGGAAACGGCGCTGCTCAAGCATCTTGAGCGGTCGCGGGCGCTTTACGCGAAATAA
- a CDS encoding putative transcriptional regulator, Crp/Fnr family (KEGG: rec:RHECIAT_PC0000054 hypothetical protein): MPAQDQRIVHNLLLKALPAEAFDLLAADAQAVELPLRHVLVESDQPNEHVCFVESGLASMVATNAEDEAVEVGHIGFEGMAGLHVVLKTNTTPNRTFMQVAGSGLLVSVETFGRVLAAFPAVNDLFLQYMHCCDIQLAQSALANGRYNMHERLARWLLMCHDRLNGNDLPLTHEFLALMLGVRRSGVTNELHVIEGMRAIRSTRANVKVLDRERLEEIAAGSYGIPEREYERLIGLPIRRSARA, translated from the coding sequence ATGCCCGCACAGGATCAGCGTATTGTTCATAACTTGCTGTTGAAGGCTTTGCCTGCGGAGGCCTTTGACCTGCTGGCCGCCGATGCCCAAGCCGTCGAGCTGCCGTTGAGACATGTGCTGGTCGAGTCAGACCAGCCGAACGAACATGTCTGTTTCGTCGAAAGTGGTCTGGCATCGATGGTGGCGACGAACGCCGAAGACGAAGCCGTCGAGGTCGGACATATCGGATTTGAGGGCATGGCAGGACTGCATGTTGTTCTGAAGACGAATACGACACCCAATCGGACCTTCATGCAGGTCGCGGGATCCGGCCTGCTGGTCTCCGTCGAGACCTTCGGGCGGGTGCTCGCAGCGTTTCCTGCCGTCAACGATCTGTTCCTCCAATATATGCATTGCTGTGATATACAACTGGCTCAGTCGGCTCTCGCCAACGGGCGCTACAACATGCATGAGCGGCTCGCCCGCTGGCTGTTGATGTGTCACGATCGGCTGAATGGCAACGACCTGCCGCTCACGCATGAATTTCTGGCGCTGATGCTCGGCGTACGCCGCTCGGGCGTGACGAACGAACTGCATGTCATCGAAGGAATGAGAGCCATTAGGTCGACCCGCGCCAACGTCAAGGTTCTCGACCGAGAAAGGCTGGAGGAGATCGCCGCCGGAAGCTACGGCATTCCGGAACGGGAATACGAGCGCTTGATCGGACTGCCGATCCGGCGTTCCGCTAGAGCATGA
- a CDS encoding conserved hypothetical protein (KEGG: rec:RHECIAT_PC0000032 hypothetical protein) yields the protein MRMKLVAASLFAIGMATSAFAQSNPAPAGATIDKNQADQGGGATSDTKTKKPMATDSTTTNSTTSGTMKMDKTKCPNPVNNSANLQTQGGTSNATPMDEACAAHNN from the coding sequence ATGCGCATGAAACTTGTAGCAGCTTCCCTCTTCGCTATCGGGATGGCCACATCCGCTTTCGCCCAGTCCAACCCAGCGCCGGCCGGCGCAACGATCGACAAGAATCAAGCCGATCAGGGCGGCGGCGCCACTAGCGACACGAAGACTAAAAAGCCGATGGCAACGGATTCCACCACGACGAATTCCACGACCAGCGGCACGATGAAGATGGATAAGACCAAGTGCCCCAATCCGGTCAATAACTCTGCCAATCTTCAGACACAGGGCGGTACGAGCAACGCCACCCCGATGGATGAAGCCTGCGCGGCTCACAACAATTGA